The proteins below are encoded in one region of Sulfolobus sp. A20:
- a CDS encoding pyridoxal-phosphate dependent enzyme: MFREICAICGKERESLYELKCKKCGGPFEIILDFEYNDKDKLANFPYIKNFISLGEGNTPTIRRGKNWFKLDFLNPTGSYKDRGSVTLISYLAEKGIKEIAEDSSGNAGSSIAAYSAAAGIKAHIYVPENAKGNKVKQIEAYGAELIKVKGSREDVTKAAESSGYYFASHVLQPQFRDGIRTLAYEIFSDIGRKAPDYVFLPVSAGTLLLGVHKGFSHLLNSGFIDEMPKIIAVQTTQVMPLCAKFKKINYNPPEKVTSIADALVSTKPFLLDQMIKAINECIVVSDEEIIEAWKDLAKMGILVEYSSATVYAAYKKFKAENSVLVLTGSGLKTI, translated from the coding sequence ATGTTTAGAGAAATATGTGCGATTTGTGGAAAAGAGAGAGAAAGTCTGTACGAGTTAAAGTGTAAAAAATGTGGAGGTCCGTTTGAAATCATATTAGATTTTGAATACAACGATAAAGACAAGTTAGCTAATTTTCCATATATTAAAAATTTTATTTCGCTCGGAGAAGGAAATACTCCAACGATAAGAAGAGGAAAAAATTGGTTTAAACTAGATTTTCTAAACCCTACTGGTTCCTATAAAGATAGGGGTTCAGTCACCTTGATTTCTTATCTAGCAGAAAAAGGGATTAAGGAAATAGCTGAAGACTCTTCAGGTAATGCTGGTTCTTCTATTGCAGCTTATTCTGCAGCAGCTGGAATTAAGGCTCATATCTATGTTCCGGAAAATGCAAAAGGAAATAAAGTGAAGCAGATAGAGGCTTATGGTGCTGAATTAATTAAAGTTAAGGGAAGCAGAGAGGACGTAACTAAAGCTGCGGAGAGTTCTGGATATTATTTTGCCTCTCACGTTTTACAACCTCAATTCAGAGATGGTATAAGAACTTTAGCTTATGAAATATTTTCAGATATTGGTAGAAAAGCACCAGACTACGTGTTTTTACCAGTTTCAGCTGGTACCTTGTTATTGGGTGTACATAAGGGATTTAGCCACTTACTTAACTCTGGATTTATTGATGAAATGCCTAAAATTATTGCAGTACAAACAACTCAAGTAATGCCCTTATGTGCTAAATTTAAGAAAATTAATTACAATCCTCCTGAGAAAGTTACATCAATTGCTGATGCATTGGTTTCTACTAAACCGTTCTTATTGGATCAAATGATAAAAGCTATTAATGAGTGTATTGTTGTTAGTGATGAAGAGATCATAGAAGCATGGAAAGACCTAGCAAAGATGGGGATATTAGTAGAATATAGTTCAGCTACAGTTTATGCGGCATATAAAAAATTTAAAGCAGAAAATTCTGTGCTAGTGTTGACTGGAAGTGGACTAAAAACTATTTAA
- a CDS encoding acetate--CoA ligase family protein, giving the protein MSLNPLFKPRNIAVIGASRNKEKVGNVIFRNLISTFRGNVYPINNKAESVEGIKAYKSVKEIHEDIDLGIIVVPREYVIPVMEEMVEKGVKSAIVITAGFREVGREGEELEKKLISIASKGGIRFLGPNTMGIISPDYNATFAFGDVRRGNIALIVQSGGIGAYMLDWARKTRTGISYLVSLGNQADVKEYEVIEYLSEDPETRAIFVYIEGVSDGNKFLEVLPEASERKPIVFIKGGVTSKGSEAVSTHTGSLAGSYEVFRAAVKTIGGILVEDLREFLNLSRILSTSEPIRQEILIITNSGGHGVLASDAVERNQLTLIDLPERIKRELRKVLPLTSTIRNPLDLTGDAGRDRYVNALKIVSDLDCTKVVIAEALPFLSTTEVAKALLQFKGKGIIGVLMGEDEDFSARLLEGANIPYFSFPEDAIKSIKYVTIRPKPKKKIRISQPIRDAYYLIKDKKYLKDFEALKLMEIYGIMTPQWGVAESEEDAQKIADNIGYPVVMKISPDEPMHKTEMKGVIMNVERDMVKDVFKRLSSITKRVLIQQQLTGLEAYIGGIKDPVFGHTVIIGSGGVYVEVLKNVSYGLSPIDEEEAMEMLEESKVYQMLTTRKRNYDVGSLIRAITIVSRLIVDLNVKEMDINPIIVNEKGAFAVDSRIVFS; this is encoded by the coding sequence ATGTCATTAAATCCGCTATTCAAACCTAGAAATATTGCAGTTATTGGAGCTTCTAGAAATAAGGAAAAAGTAGGTAATGTTATATTTAGAAATTTAATTAGTACATTTAGAGGTAACGTTTATCCTATAAATAACAAGGCAGAAAGCGTTGAAGGTATAAAGGCTTACAAGAGTGTTAAAGAAATACATGAAGACATAGATCTAGGTATAATAGTAGTTCCTAGGGAATACGTAATTCCGGTAATGGAAGAGATGGTAGAGAAAGGCGTTAAAAGTGCCATTGTAATTACAGCCGGTTTTAGAGAAGTGGGTAGAGAAGGGGAGGAATTGGAGAAAAAATTGATTAGCATTGCCAGTAAGGGTGGAATTAGATTTCTAGGTCCTAATACTATGGGAATTATCTCACCGGATTATAATGCAACTTTTGCTTTTGGAGACGTTAGAAGAGGAAATATTGCGCTAATAGTTCAGAGTGGAGGAATAGGGGCATACATGCTAGACTGGGCTAGGAAGACTAGGACTGGCATAAGTTATCTAGTCAGTCTGGGAAATCAAGCTGATGTAAAGGAATATGAGGTAATAGAATATTTGTCGGAAGATCCAGAAACTAGAGCAATATTTGTTTACATTGAAGGAGTGTCTGATGGAAATAAATTCTTAGAGGTTTTACCAGAAGCATCTGAAAGAAAACCAATAGTATTCATAAAAGGTGGAGTAACTTCTAAAGGCTCTGAGGCAGTTAGCACTCATACTGGTAGCTTAGCCGGTTCTTATGAGGTATTTAGAGCTGCAGTTAAAACTATTGGAGGTATACTTGTAGAAGACCTAAGGGAATTTCTAAATTTGAGCAGAATATTATCAACTTCTGAACCAATAAGGCAAGAGATTTTGATAATAACTAACTCTGGAGGTCATGGAGTCTTGGCATCAGATGCAGTTGAAAGAAATCAGTTAACTCTAATAGACTTACCAGAGAGGATAAAGAGAGAATTAAGAAAAGTTTTACCTTTAACCAGCACAATAAGGAATCCATTAGATTTAACTGGTGATGCAGGCAGAGATAGGTACGTTAACGCTTTAAAGATAGTATCAGATTTAGATTGTACTAAGGTCGTAATAGCTGAAGCGTTACCTTTTTTGAGCACTACTGAAGTTGCTAAAGCATTATTACAGTTTAAGGGAAAGGGTATAATAGGAGTATTAATGGGCGAGGACGAAGATTTTTCTGCTAGGTTATTAGAAGGAGCTAACATACCATATTTTAGTTTCCCAGAGGATGCAATAAAATCGATTAAATACGTAACTATTAGACCTAAACCTAAGAAAAAGATTAGAATATCCCAACCAATAAGAGACGCTTACTACTTAATAAAAGATAAAAAATATCTAAAAGACTTTGAAGCTTTAAAACTAATGGAAATTTATGGGATTATGACACCTCAGTGGGGTGTTGCAGAATCTGAGGAGGATGCCCAAAAAATAGCTGATAATATAGGATATCCAGTAGTGATGAAGATCTCTCCGGACGAGCCAATGCATAAGACTGAAATGAAAGGAGTTATCATGAACGTGGAAAGAGACATGGTTAAGGACGTTTTTAAGAGATTATCATCTATTACGAAGAGGGTTTTAATTCAACAACAATTAACAGGGCTTGAAGCATACATTGGTGGTATTAAAGATCCAGTTTTTGGTCATACTGTCATCATAGGTAGTGGAGGAGTTTATGTTGAAGTCTTAAAGAACGTGAGTTATGGATTATCACCAATTGATGAAGAAGAAGCTATGGAAATGCTTGAGGAGAGCAAGGTATATCAAATGTTGACTACTAGGAAAAGAAATTATGACGTAGGTTCCTTAATTAGAGCAATTACTATAGTTTCAAGGCTTATCGTTGACTTAAATGTTAAGGAAATGGATATAAATCCAATTATAGTTAATGAAAAAGGTGCTTTTGCAGTCGATAGTAGGATTGTCTTTTCATAG
- a CDS encoding lipopolysaccharide assembly protein LapB, which produces MEIERIIKLEEEFKKEKSSSKRNVILSTLISEYYNLYVKSRNKLFLDKIIDLSKNLPKKDYKSMNVLGLVHLEKEEYDSAINIFKEIINEFKLPEDDKNVILYNLSLAYFNKGDYYVAYETLKDVISNSRGEINVLSKKLLAKVCLKLGAENIKYVEEAKKVLESLDMPSEELAIAYAILFKYYNDFKLLGKAKELANNLGDERVLADVLSVSEQEDDLRKALDIYVKLNDKKGKIRVLYKLSKKYSDLISEIIDGISGLEDSKDKLTILYDLYERTKLVHFLKEAIKCAENINDYLFLARGYAELANYENEVINLRLSIKYYEKYIEANVKK; this is translated from the coding sequence ATGGAGATAGAGAGAATAATAAAGCTCGAGGAGGAGTTTAAGAAGGAGAAAAGTTCGTCTAAAAGGAACGTAATTTTGTCTACGTTAATTTCTGAATACTATAATCTTTACGTAAAGAGTAGGAATAAACTATTTTTAGATAAGATAATAGATTTATCCAAAAATTTACCTAAGAAAGATTATAAATCAATGAACGTACTCGGGTTAGTTCATCTGGAAAAGGAAGAGTATGATAGCGCAATAAATATATTTAAAGAGATAATTAATGAGTTTAAGCTGCCGGAAGACGATAAAAATGTAATATTATATAACTTGTCTCTGGCCTATTTTAACAAGGGAGACTACTATGTGGCATATGAGACTCTAAAAGATGTCATCTCTAACTCTAGGGGAGAAATTAACGTTTTGTCAAAAAAATTACTAGCAAAAGTTTGTCTAAAGCTAGGTGCGGAGAACATTAAATATGTTGAAGAAGCTAAGAAAGTTCTTGAAAGTTTAGATATGCCTTCTGAGGAGTTGGCAATAGCATATGCAATCTTATTTAAATATTATAACGATTTTAAATTATTAGGTAAGGCTAAGGAATTGGCTAACAATCTAGGTGATGAGAGAGTTCTAGCTGACGTTTTAAGTGTTTCTGAACAAGAAGATGACTTAAGAAAAGCCCTTGATATATACGTCAAATTAAATGACAAGAAAGGAAAAATAAGGGTCTTATATAAGTTATCTAAGAAATATTCCGATCTAATATCTGAAATAATAGATGGAATCAGTGGGTTAGAGGATAGCAAGGATAAATTGACTATATTATATGACCTATACGAGAGAACTAAATTGGTTCATTTCTTAAAAGAGGCAATCAAGTGTGCTGAGAATATTAATGATTATTTATTTCTAGCCAGAGGATATGCTGAATTAGCCAACTATGAAAACGAAGTAATTAATCTAAGACTTTCCATAAAATACTACGAGAAGTACATAGAGGCTAATGTCAAAAAGTAG
- a CDS encoding DUF790 family protein: MLPSELARYKIMGNKIYPLFAQSDDIEIADDVMRIFEIGRKVGEILDDVKYLSKIYDYKLVKGLARTFLKYCEIESESKIDYRELRREIFKRGPVYTEEEREKVIGEVKEIFRVDPIKVMYEDLDEERKIVKLPDNITAEDLIKIYNLSLLQTIVFNAYRITIFMSEGWKEIARKIKMLGLMYLAYDKPIHIDIFGPLSLLRMTEKYGKNLASLIPFVVSRKDWKIIASVVLGKRKRTYKLELSNTHELFKYVRDEEIEKRFDSSIEEKFYNDFRKVIKDWLIIREPEPFVIDNRLYFPDFLLQKNNVKVYVEIMGFWTKEYINNKLEKLKHFPNPILIILNEELSYENYIPSSLNIIKFKRKIDIGKIYNYLRTLLPAVEVKEINLGDINDHVISIKELANKYNVDEKVIREKLTSYKDYIVLKNYAIKRTYLEEISKNNFTDKSLSELINAYGNYIVDVIEYLGYIILWKNISDAIVKKIKEA, encoded by the coding sequence ATGTTGCCATCTGAGTTAGCAAGATATAAAATTATGGGAAATAAGATATATCCACTTTTTGCACAATCAGATGATATTGAAATAGCTGATGATGTAATGAGAATTTTTGAAATAGGCAGGAAAGTAGGAGAGATATTAGATGACGTAAAGTACTTGTCGAAGATATATGACTATAAGCTAGTTAAAGGATTAGCGAGAACTTTCCTTAAATATTGTGAGATAGAAAGTGAAAGTAAAATAGACTATAGAGAACTTAGAAGGGAAATATTTAAGAGAGGTCCAGTGTATACTGAAGAAGAAAGAGAGAAGGTTATCGGAGAGGTAAAGGAAATTTTTCGTGTTGATCCCATTAAGGTAATGTATGAGGATTTGGATGAGGAGAGAAAGATTGTTAAGCTACCAGATAACATCACTGCAGAAGATTTAATAAAAATATACAATCTTTCCCTACTGCAAACAATTGTGTTTAATGCATATAGAATAACTATATTTATGAGTGAAGGTTGGAAAGAGATAGCTCGTAAAATTAAGATGTTAGGGCTAATGTACTTAGCATATGATAAACCGATCCATATTGACATCTTTGGGCCGCTTTCATTATTGAGGATGACCGAGAAATATGGTAAAAATTTAGCTTCACTAATACCATTTGTGGTCTCTAGAAAGGATTGGAAGATAATTGCAAGCGTAGTGTTAGGTAAGAGGAAGAGGACATACAAATTAGAGTTATCTAATACTCATGAGCTGTTTAAGTACGTTAGAGATGAAGAGATAGAGAAGAGATTTGATAGTAGTATAGAGGAAAAGTTTTACAATGACTTCAGGAAAGTTATTAAGGATTGGCTAATAATAAGAGAACCTGAACCATTCGTAATAGATAATAGACTTTATTTCCCGGACTTTCTGCTTCAAAAGAATAACGTTAAGGTTTACGTAGAAATAATGGGATTTTGGACGAAGGAGTACATAAATAATAAGTTAGAGAAACTAAAGCACTTCCCTAATCCCATCTTGATAATATTAAATGAAGAACTTAGTTACGAGAATTACATACCATCAAGTCTTAATATTATAAAATTTAAGAGAAAAATTGACATAGGTAAAATATATAACTATCTCAGAACTTTACTTCCAGCTGTGGAAGTTAAGGAAATTAATTTAGGTGACATAAACGATCACGTTATATCTATCAAGGAATTAGCTAATAAGTATAATGTTGACGAGAAGGTGATAAGGGAAAAACTGACCAGTTATAAAGATTATATAGTGTTAAAAAACTATGCGATAAAAAGGACATATCTTGAGGAAATTTCTAAAAATAATTTCACCGATAAGTCTCTCTCTGAGCTAATTAATGCTTATGGTAATTATATCGTGGATGTAATAGAATATTTAGGATATATTATTTTATGGAAAAATATTTCTGATGCTATTGTAAAGAAGATCAAAGAGGCTTAA
- a CDS encoding alpha/beta hydrolase, with product MPLDPEVRNFLQVYYKANLIDFTKYQFQEIRHKVNELLATAVPKEPVGETRDMKVKLEDYELPIRIYSPIKRTNNGLVMHFHGGAWILGSIETEDAISRILSNSCECTVISVDYRLAPEYKFPTAVYDCFNAIVWARDNAGELGIDKDKIATFGISAGGNLVAATSLLARDNKLRLAVQVPVVPFVYLDLASKSMNKYRKGYFLDINLPVDYGIKMYIRDEKDLYDPLFSPLIAEDLSNLPRAIIVTAEYDPLRDQGEAYAYRLMESGVPTLSFRVNGNIHAFLGSPRTSRQVTVMIGALLKDIFK from the coding sequence ATGCCACTGGATCCTGAAGTAAGGAATTTCCTTCAAGTTTATTATAAGGCTAACCTAATAGATTTTACCAAATATCAGTTCCAGGAAATAAGACATAAAGTAAATGAATTGTTGGCAACGGCGGTTCCAAAGGAACCTGTGGGAGAAACCAGAGATATGAAAGTAAAGTTAGAGGATTATGAGTTGCCAATTAGAATATACTCCCCTATAAAAAGAACCAACAATGGACTTGTAATGCACTTTCATGGAGGAGCATGGATACTGGGGAGTATTGAGACTGAGGATGCTATTTCAAGAATCCTTTCAAACTCTTGTGAGTGTACAGTTATATCAGTTGACTATAGACTTGCACCTGAATATAAATTTCCAACCGCAGTGTATGATTGTTTCAATGCTATAGTATGGGCAAGAGATAATGCGGGAGAACTTGGTATTGATAAGGATAAGATTGCCACATTTGGAATAAGTGCCGGAGGTAATTTAGTGGCTGCTACTTCGCTGTTGGCAAGGGACAACAAATTGAGACTAGCTGTACAGGTACCTGTTGTCCCTTTCGTATATCTTGATCTCGCGTCCAAATCTATGAATAAATATAGGAAAGGGTACTTTCTTGACATCAATTTACCGGTAGACTATGGTATTAAAATGTACATAAGGGATGAGAAAGATTTATACGATCCATTATTTTCACCTTTAATTGCAGAGGACTTATCTAACTTACCTCGGGCTATAATTGTTACTGCAGAATACGATCCTTTAAGAGATCAAGGAGAAGCTTATGCATATAGACTAATGGAATCTGGTGTCCCAACATTAAGTTTTAGAGTAAATGGGAATATTCATGCATTTTTGGGTTCACCAAGAACTTCACGTCAAGTTACAGTGATGATTGGAGCATTACTTAAAGACATTTTCAAGTAG
- a CDS encoding ParA family protein, producing MYVIRILGVKGGVGKTTISLYLVNYLSELGKCLLIDYDNLAYGSLLLGHTRSGLAEEIINGLRPLSESLKTVSDNAYLLKIFSDISTKSRISKIEAKIIQSIIRKLLKSEKWDYVIIDTPPAPSNDDPIISVDGEINYDVFVTDITNIISTINFFASFKDDMRKNVLFLNLIPPIKDDIEKTKEIAKNYRDIFDMVVVETFEEQLYLYKLSKLSLFKSRTLDRFIEALLNGEKIIVHPD from the coding sequence ATGTATGTTATCAGAATTTTAGGGGTTAAAGGTGGAGTTGGTAAGACTACTATTTCTTTATACCTAGTAAATTATCTTTCTGAACTAGGAAAATGTCTATTAATAGATTATGATAATCTAGCCTATGGTTCTTTGTTGTTAGGGCATACTAGAAGTGGTCTAGCTGAGGAAATAATTAACGGGTTAAGACCCTTATCTGAATCGTTAAAAACAGTAAGTGATAACGCATATTTACTAAAGATATTCTCAGATATTAGTACGAAATCTAGGATAAGCAAAATAGAGGCAAAGATCATTCAAAGTATAATTAGAAAGCTATTGAAAAGTGAAAAATGGGATTATGTAATAATTGATACACCGCCAGCTCCATCTAATGATGATCCAATAATCTCAGTAGATGGTGAGATAAATTATGATGTTTTTGTTACTGATATCACAAACATTATTTCTACAATAAATTTCTTTGCATCGTTTAAGGATGATATGAGAAAAAACGTTCTTTTTCTAAATCTTATTCCGCCGATAAAGGACGATATCGAAAAAACGAAGGAAATTGCAAAGAATTATCGTGATATCTTTGACATGGTCGTAGTAGAAACTTTTGAGGAGCAATTATATTTATATAAATTGTCTAAGTTGAGCTTGTTTAAGAGTAGAACATTAGATAGGTTTATAGAAGCTTTGTTAAATGGAGAAAAAATAATAGTGCATCCAGATTAG
- a CDS encoding AbrB/MazE/SpoVT family DNA-binding domain-containing protein yields the protein MAVEEVVKVSRNYQVTIPAKVRQKFQIKEGDLVKVIYDENEGVVKIQVLKT from the coding sequence ATGGCAGTAGAAGAAGTTGTAAAGGTTTCTCGCAACTATCAAGTCACAATACCGGCAAAAGTTAGGCAGAAGTTCCAGATTAAAGAAGGAGATTTAGTAAAGGTAATTTACGATGAAAATGAAGGAGTAGTTAAGATACAAGTTCTTAAAACTTAA
- a CDS encoding DEAD/DEAH box helicase, with the protein MVYLSYFKGLLICDVSAPGLSWSEELKAYIGPASKYRDLIFYFKRSNVEVQDKVLDLLPFPIIDDKIQLRKYQEDALLKWFRTRQGIIVLPTGAGKTVIGLKAIALIKQATLIVVPTLDLLQQWYESIKKLLNVEAGRIGGGFDEIKGITVATYDSTYTRLESIGNKFALVIFDEVHHLASEGYSIIAQGLASPYRLGLTATPERSDGRHSLYPSLVGPIVYTITFSELAGKFLSNFTIQRIYVELTEEERKKYEYYRGILKKFLDKKGLQLRSLQDFRNLIKLASRDKEAREALLAWHEALKIAVNSRAKVEKLRELLSKLKDDKVIIFTRNTSMAYDISRTFLIPAITYKTPKNERLEILEKFKEGEYKVIVTSSVLDEGVDVPDASVGIVLGGYGTQRQFVQRLGRILRKKENKIARLIEIVSKGTSDYNLSKRRRQNVAI; encoded by the coding sequence GTGGTATACTTATCCTATTTTAAGGGGTTATTAATATGTGATGTATCTGCCCCGGGATTATCGTGGAGTGAAGAGTTAAAAGCTTATATCGGTCCTGCAAGTAAATATAGAGATTTAATTTTCTATTTCAAAAGATCTAACGTTGAGGTTCAAGATAAGGTACTGGATTTGTTACCATTTCCGATAATAGATGATAAGATACAGTTAAGGAAATATCAAGAAGATGCCTTACTCAAGTGGTTTCGGACTAGGCAAGGTATAATAGTCTTACCTACTGGTGCTGGAAAGACGGTAATTGGTTTAAAAGCCATTGCTCTGATCAAGCAAGCAACTCTTATAGTGGTACCAACTCTTGATTTGCTTCAACAATGGTACGAAAGTATTAAAAAGCTTCTTAACGTCGAAGCTGGAAGAATTGGTGGAGGATTTGACGAAATTAAAGGGATTACTGTTGCTACTTATGATTCAACTTACACTAGGCTTGAAAGTATAGGTAATAAATTCGCTTTAGTTATATTCGATGAAGTTCACCATCTAGCGTCTGAGGGCTATTCTATTATAGCTCAAGGTTTAGCTTCACCTTACAGATTAGGTTTAACAGCAACTCCTGAGAGAAGTGACGGAAGACATTCTCTTTATCCTTCTCTAGTTGGACCAATAGTTTATACTATTACATTCTCTGAATTAGCTGGAAAATTTTTATCCAACTTCACGATTCAAAGAATTTATGTCGAATTAACAGAGGAAGAGAGGAAGAAATACGAATATTATAGAGGAATATTAAAGAAATTTCTAGATAAGAAAGGATTACAGTTGAGGTCATTACAAGATTTTCGTAATTTAATAAAATTAGCTTCAAGAGACAAAGAAGCTAGAGAGGCGTTATTAGCTTGGCATGAGGCTCTAAAGATAGCTGTTAACTCAAGGGCTAAAGTAGAGAAGCTAAGAGAACTATTAAGTAAATTAAAGGACGATAAAGTAATAATATTTACTAGAAACACTTCCATGGCTTATGATATTTCTAGGACCTTTTTAATACCAGCTATTACTTACAAGACTCCCAAAAATGAGAGATTAGAGATTTTAGAGAAATTTAAGGAGGGGGAATATAAAGTAATTGTAACTTCTAGCGTGTTGGATGAAGGCGTTGATGTTCCTGATGCGTCAGTTGGAATAGTTCTAGGGGGATATGGAACACAGAGGCAATTTGTTCAAAGACTAGGGAGAATATTGAGAAAGAAAGAGAATAAAATTGCGAGATTAATAGAGATAGTATCGAAGGGAACCAGTGATTATAATTTAAGTAAGAGGCGAAGACAAAATGTTGCCATCTGA
- a CDS encoding radical SAM protein yields the protein MAWDIILTADKGSFTDYGGSSVLGYVACMPSRLVPRAFMDKFFTPNTPVDSEGKALYAPYALRKVESVLVHAGFSSVAVVPPERLGKVVDGRTRVVGLTVHDPFGLNPVSFKLSMIFGGGSTWTAKYFEELGESISKLKGKYGFKVVAGGPGAWELVKDKPNWIDVIYIGDAEGKLPEVMKKLIDGEEIENKVIYNKLPKSTKIPPIINPARLGEVQITRGCPRGCQFCSITPETFISIPIETIKKEIQVNMKAGTKRVEFITDDVLLYGSQKLRVNHEAIVKLFSETMNMGVDGIWFPHISAPAVKSSPQTVKAMSEIARYDKDRAAAPVVGLESGSERIISKYMRGKPFPWTPREWGDVIIDATAIMNDNYIYPCYTMTIGYLDETDEDVDESIKLVESIIDHGLKAWIFPLVVIPMGTSYIKDNPFPIMEKLPSRYWDLLYISWKYDLKITREMIPILTGGIKNKFAQGIVKYMIDRVFDSIEWVFLQLKETKGRYAYNFSNINLNNTLGVIKSIYWLFRLAFKPL from the coding sequence ATGGCATGGGACATCATATTAACAGCAGACAAAGGTTCCTTTACAGACTATGGAGGATCTAGCGTATTAGGGTATGTAGCTTGTATGCCCTCAAGATTAGTTCCCAGAGCTTTCATGGATAAATTCTTCACACCTAATACTCCAGTTGATTCTGAGGGTAAAGCGTTGTATGCTCCTTATGCTTTGAGGAAGGTGGAGAGTGTGTTAGTTCATGCTGGTTTTAGTAGTGTTGCTGTGGTTCCTCCTGAGAGGTTGGGGAAGGTTGTGGATGGTAGGACTAGGGTTGTTGGTTTGACTGTTCATGATCCTTTTGGTTTGAACCCGGTTAGTTTTAAGTTGTCCATGATTTTTGGTGGTGGTTCTACTTGGACTGCAAAGTATTTTGAGGAATTGGGGGAGAGTATTTCTAAGCTTAAGGGTAAGTATGGGTTTAAGGTTGTTGCTGGTGGTCCGGGGGCTTGGGAGTTAGTTAAGGATAAGCCAAATTGGATTGATGTAATATACATTGGTGACGCTGAGGGTAAATTACCAGAGGTAATGAAGAAATTGATAGATGGAGAGGAAATTGAAAATAAGGTAATTTATAATAAATTACCAAAAAGCACTAAAATACCACCAATAATAAACCCAGCTAGGCTTGGAGAAGTACAAATAACTAGGGGATGCCCAAGAGGATGCCAATTCTGCTCAATAACACCAGAAACATTCATAAGCATACCAATAGAAACAATAAAAAAAGAAATACAAGTAAACATGAAAGCAGGTACAAAGAGAGTAGAATTTATAACTGATGATGTTTTGCTTTATGGTTCTCAGAAGTTGAGGGTTAATCATGAAGCTATTGTTAAATTGTTCTCAGAAACTATGAACATGGGAGTTGATGGAATATGGTTCCCCCATATTTCTGCTCCTGCAGTTAAATCTAGCCCGCAAACCGTTAAAGCTATGTCGGAGATAGCTAGATATGATAAGGATAGAGCTGCAGCTCCTGTTGTTGGTTTGGAGAGTGGTAGTGAGAGGATTATTAGTAAGTATATGAGGGGTAAGCCTTTTCCTTGGACTCCTAGGGAGTGGGGTGATGTTATTATTGATGCTACTGCTATTATGAATGATAATTATATTTATCCTTGTTATACTATGACTATTGGTTATCTTGATGAGACTGATGAAGATGTAGATGAGAGTATTAAACTTGTTGAGAGTATTATTGATCATGGTTTAAAAGCTTGGATATTCCCACTAGTAGTAATACCAATGGGAACCTCATATATCAAGGACAATCCTTTCCCTATAATGGAAAAGTTGCCTAGTAGATATTGGGATTTGCTATATATTTCATGGAAATATGATTTAAAAATAACTAGAGAGATGATACCTATATTAACTGGAGGAATAAAAAACAAGTTTGCTCAAGGAATTGTAAAGTATATGATAGATAGAGTGTTTGATAGTATAGAATGGGTATTCCTGCAATTAAAAGAGACAAAGGGAAGATATGCATACAACTTTAGCAATATTAACTTAAATAACACTCTAGGTGTAATAAAATCTATATATTGGTTATTCAGATTAGCATTTAAGCCTCTTTGA
- the priX gene encoding DNA primase noncatalytic subunit PriX produces the protein MKKKEDEHIESKRRKIILHYPDDTPAGYIEYNGDSSKVYDENDNFLFEVNGIFPPKPKSSSDFSWIDKVLEKGIQDGRKRFILYVASRYLVNIKGLGDEEAIQALKEFYYKVPTGKIYDSWLKSVVNGVKNKGLLPWSLEKISEKDKEMYNEIIKILKS, from the coding sequence ATGAAGAAAAAGGAGGATGAACACATTGAATCAAAGAGGAGGAAGATAATCTTACATTATCCAGATGATACTCCAGCAGGTTATATAGAATACAACGGAGATTCATCAAAAGTCTATGATGAAAATGATAACTTTTTGTTCGAGGTTAATGGAATATTTCCCCCTAAACCTAAATCCTCTTCTGATTTCTCATGGATCGATAAAGTGTTAGAGAAAGGTATTCAAGATGGTAGGAAAAGGTTTATTCTTTACGTAGCTTCACGATATTTAGTGAACATAAAAGGATTAGGTGATGAGGAAGCAATACAAGCACTTAAAGAATTTTATTACAAGGTTCCAACTGGTAAGATTTATGACTCTTGGTTAAAATCTGTAGTAAACGGTGTTAAAAATAAGGGTTTATTACCTTGGTCATTAGAAAAGATAAGCGAGAAAGATAAAGAAATGTATAATGAGATAATTAAGATTTTAAAATCATAA